In Kushneria marisflavi, the following are encoded in one genomic region:
- the ribBA gene encoding bifunctional 3,4-dihydroxy-2-butanone-4-phosphate synthase/GTP cyclohydrolase II, giving the protein MSQSTGNFASVEALIEDIRQGRMVILMDDEDRENEGDLIMAAECVEASHVNFMARYACGLICQPMLRERCEQLGLSLMVNDNGSGFGTRFTVSIEAATGVSTGISAADRARTVQAAAARDARPGDVVQPGHIFPLMAEAGGVLRRAGHTEAACDLAAMAGFEPTGVICEIMNEDGTMARRPELERFAALHDIKIGTISDLIHYRIHNEQTVEHVESHPVETDAGPFQLHCFRDRIQGSHHLALVKGSPESDQPTTVRVHVADALRDLLGLRREGGHQSWSSRDALAEIAASETGVLVLLADPRGMTNFRDQLDLFLERRPRTQDPQTDGAGNYLSIGTGAQILRSLGVGQMRLLSSPWRFSALAGFGLEVIEQISSVDDSRMPRH; this is encoded by the coding sequence ATGAGTCAGTCAACGGGCAACTTCGCTTCCGTGGAAGCGCTGATCGAAGATATCCGCCAGGGCAGGATGGTCATCCTCATGGATGACGAGGACCGCGAAAACGAAGGCGACCTGATCATGGCCGCTGAATGCGTGGAAGCCTCACACGTCAACTTCATGGCGCGCTACGCCTGTGGGTTGATCTGCCAGCCCATGCTGCGCGAACGCTGCGAGCAGCTTGGATTGTCGCTGATGGTCAATGACAATGGCTCCGGCTTTGGTACCCGCTTTACGGTCTCCATCGAGGCGGCTACCGGCGTCAGCACCGGCATTTCAGCCGCCGATCGGGCGCGTACCGTTCAGGCCGCCGCTGCGCGTGATGCCAGGCCCGGCGATGTCGTACAGCCCGGTCACATCTTTCCGCTGATGGCGGAAGCGGGTGGCGTGCTGCGTCGGGCCGGACATACCGAAGCAGCCTGTGACCTGGCGGCCATGGCCGGTTTCGAGCCCACCGGTGTGATCTGCGAGATCATGAACGAGGATGGCACCATGGCGCGGCGTCCGGAGCTGGAACGCTTTGCGGCGCTTCATGACATTAAAATCGGTACCATCTCCGATCTGATTCACTACCGCATCCACAATGAGCAGACCGTTGAACACGTGGAGTCGCATCCTGTAGAAACGGATGCCGGTCCGTTTCAGCTGCACTGCTTCAGGGATCGGATTCAGGGCTCTCATCATCTGGCGCTGGTGAAGGGCTCACCTGAAAGCGATCAGCCCACAACCGTACGGGTTCATGTCGCGGATGCCTTGCGTGATTTGCTGGGGCTTCGCCGTGAGGGTGGGCATCAGAGCTGGTCATCACGTGATGCCCTGGCCGAAATTGCTGCCAGCGAGACCGGTGTGCTGGTACTGCTCGCCGACCCGCGTGGCATGACGAACTTTCGTGATCAGCTCGATCTCTTTCTGGAGCGGCGCCCGCGGACCCAGGACCCGCAGACGGATGGGGCCGGCAACTATTTGAGCATCGGCACCGGCGCGCAGATCCTGCGCAGTCTCGGGGTCGGTCAAATGCGCCTTTTAAGCTCGCCCTGGCGTTTTTCGGCGCTGGCGGGCTTTGGCCTTGAAGTCATCGAACAGATCAGCAGCGTTGATGACAGCCGCATGCCACGGCACTGA
- the thiL gene encoding thiamine-phosphate kinase: MSDAATPGEFELIRRYFMQDVEPACRSSQVSAHQARAGVVLGQGDDCALLAPSPGLRLAVSVDTSLADVHFPRDASAEAIGHRALAVNLSDLAAMGARPRWFVLALTLPEVDEQWLDGFARGLYGLAREHDIALVGGDITRGRELSITITVHGDVPEEGAITRHGARPGDLLAVTGALGSAHGGLRAWFDGQRDEHHPLVQAYLRPSPRVGEGMSIRHMVSGGLDISDGLLADLGHLCARSGVGACLEAGAIPLDQALVASLGEAQALEAALNGGDDYELLLALAPDQEAAVRQALETLGGALHVIGRVTAEPGITGVVSTGRGWQHFHAQDQQAQAHHGTGVAP; encoded by the coding sequence ATGAGCGATGCAGCCACTCCTGGCGAGTTTGAACTCATCAGGCGTTATTTCATGCAGGACGTTGAACCCGCCTGCCGCTCGAGTCAGGTGTCAGCGCATCAGGCCCGTGCAGGCGTCGTGCTGGGGCAGGGGGACGACTGCGCGCTGCTGGCGCCGTCTCCCGGTCTCCGACTGGCGGTCAGCGTGGATACGTCGCTGGCTGACGTGCACTTTCCGCGCGATGCCTCTGCAGAGGCAATCGGCCATCGGGCGCTGGCGGTCAATCTCAGCGATCTGGCGGCCATGGGGGCCAGGCCACGCTGGTTTGTGCTGGCACTGACGCTGCCCGAGGTGGATGAACAGTGGCTGGACGGTTTCGCTCGCGGGCTCTATGGGCTGGCACGTGAACATGACATTGCCCTGGTCGGCGGCGATATCACCCGCGGTCGTGAACTCTCCATCACCATTACCGTGCATGGCGATGTGCCGGAGGAGGGCGCGATTACTCGCCACGGCGCGCGCCCGGGTGATCTGCTGGCCGTCACCGGGGCGCTCGGCAGCGCTCACGGCGGCCTGAGAGCCTGGTTCGATGGGCAGCGTGATGAGCATCATCCGCTGGTGCAAGCCTATCTGCGACCCTCGCCCCGCGTGGGGGAAGGAATGAGCATTCGTCACATGGTCTCGGGCGGCCTTGATATTTCCGATGGTCTGTTGGCCGATCTGGGACATCTGTGTGCGCGCTCGGGCGTGGGGGCCTGTCTTGAGGCGGGCGCGATTCCGCTGGATCAGGCGCTGGTGGCATCACTGGGCGAGGCTCAGGCGCTTGAAGCGGCCCTCAACGGCGGAGATGACTATGAGCTTTTGCTGGCACTGGCACCCGACCAGGAAGCAGCGGTTCGCCAGGCGCTCGAAACTCTGGGCGGCGCGCTGCATGTCATTGGTCGAGTGACGGCCGAGCCCGGCATCACCGGTGTCGTATCGACCGGCCGCGGCTGGCAGCATTTTCATGCACAGGATCAGCAGGCTCAGGCACACCACGGCACGGGAGTGGCACCATGA
- a CDS encoding GlxA family transcriptional regulator has product MPLSDSNITPSSQASSVRHVAFLLLERFSMMAFFSAIEPLRIANRIAERTLYRWSVLSIDGQPVSASNDMRLMADTTLEHVDRPDALAVCAGFAPLSLPTRALHRRLHQLDQQGCCLGGIDTGAFVLAMAGLLEPRDHITLHWESLPDFRERWPHLQVNESLFELGRRRFFCAGGAAAMDMSLAAIAQHHDQALANAVAEQLIHDRVRGHEDHQRLSIARRLKLHHRPLIEALHLMEQHIEHPMPIDTLAQKASVSRRQLQRLFAEQLDSTPAAWYLSLRMRRARTLLEEGEMSITAIALACGFTSASGLSHAFQRHYDHTPGYYRQASGFSKTP; this is encoded by the coding sequence ATGCCCCTGTCCGATTCAAACATCACACCTTCTTCCCAAGCGTCCTCAGTACGACATGTCGCCTTTTTGCTGCTTGAACGCTTTTCGATGATGGCGTTTTTCTCCGCCATCGAGCCACTTCGCATTGCCAACCGTATCGCCGAACGCACGCTTTACCGATGGAGCGTGCTCAGCATTGATGGGCAACCCGTCAGCGCTTCCAACGATATGCGCCTGATGGCGGACACCACGCTTGAGCATGTCGACCGACCCGATGCGCTGGCCGTCTGTGCCGGATTCGCGCCGCTGAGCCTGCCGACTCGCGCCCTGCATCGAAGGCTGCATCAGCTCGATCAGCAGGGATGTTGTCTGGGCGGTATCGATACGGGCGCCTTTGTACTTGCCATGGCGGGCCTGCTCGAGCCACGAGACCACATCACCCTGCACTGGGAGAGCCTGCCGGATTTCAGGGAACGCTGGCCCCATCTGCAGGTCAACGAGTCGCTTTTCGAACTGGGCCGCAGACGCTTTTTTTGTGCCGGCGGTGCCGCCGCCATGGACATGAGCCTGGCCGCGATTGCCCAGCACCATGATCAGGCGCTGGCCAACGCCGTGGCCGAGCAGTTGATTCATGACCGGGTTCGCGGGCATGAAGATCATCAGCGCCTGTCGATCGCCAGACGTCTGAAACTTCATCATCGCCCCCTGATCGAAGCCCTCCATCTGATGGAGCAGCATATCGAGCATCCGATGCCCATCGACACACTGGCACAGAAGGCAAGCGTTTCACGCCGTCAACTGCAGCGACTGTTTGCCGAACAGCTCGACAGTACGCCCGCCGCCTGGTATTTATCCCTGCGCATGCGCCGGGCGCGTACGCTGCTCGAAGAAGGTGAGATGAGCATCACTGCCATCGCACTGGCCTGCGGATTCACCTCTGCCTCGGGGCTGAGTCACGCCTTTCAACGCCACTACGACCACACGCCCGGCTATTATCGTCAGGCCAGTGGGTTTTCAAAAACGCCATGA
- a CDS encoding DUF945 family protein, with the protein MKRKVVAGSMALVILAGGLWLGALAWSRHEVQSRMAEQVADINALTGVRALNTVESDGFFSSRGTLRVIMTDSDTDTDAPAGVIDWRVAYGVLSTRFSGHGDIRMPDGKALLADELSSGDALDVDARIQHLSHDLILNARFPDAMHYQGHGMSLDLSGARIGIVDDDHGLRLEGQWSELAHESPERQVHMGETHWSMRFPTVDAEPVDADSQDRPGRVDRLDISDARLQRQGGLPLTLNNFHLEGSTHHDREELSYLLKAQLGNAAFSEQQLGSASLDAAIRRINEPAARTLLQTMARDIRQRWQGARQPSTNSAAVQAGAAAEPQLVADIEDVHDVHDIASLMSPWQEAFFAVLSSSPRLVVNQLALESPMLDQQMHLDGEVTLDGTHIATTRIEQLKTSWGRAAFKRRLDGRFTLHNAPPLLALVAGQAPDQDTLELAIRKGVFLINGEPWFLLN; encoded by the coding sequence ATGAAAAGGAAAGTGGTCGCCGGATCGATGGCGCTGGTGATACTGGCCGGAGGGCTCTGGCTGGGGGCGCTGGCCTGGAGTCGTCACGAAGTGCAGTCCCGCATGGCCGAGCAGGTCGCCGATATCAATGCTCTGACGGGCGTTCGCGCGCTCAATACCGTCGAAAGCGATGGCTTTTTCTCTTCCCGTGGGACGCTCAGGGTCATCATGACCGACAGCGATACCGACACTGACGCCCCTGCCGGGGTGATCGACTGGCGCGTGGCCTATGGTGTTCTGAGTACTCGATTCTCCGGGCATGGCGATATCCGGATGCCTGATGGCAAGGCCCTGCTGGCCGATGAGCTCTCCAGCGGAGATGCGCTTGATGTCGATGCCCGCATTCAGCACCTGAGCCATGATCTGATACTCAATGCCAGATTCCCCGACGCAATGCACTATCAGGGCCACGGCATGTCATTGGATCTGTCCGGCGCCCGCATCGGCATTGTTGATGATGACCATGGGCTGCGCCTGGAGGGGCAATGGTCCGAACTGGCCCATGAAAGCCCTGAACGTCAGGTGCACATGGGGGAGACGCACTGGTCGATGCGCTTTCCGACCGTTGATGCCGAGCCGGTCGATGCAGACTCGCAGGATCGCCCGGGTCGCGTGGATCGGCTGGACATCAGCGATGCCCGGCTGCAGCGTCAGGGCGGGCTGCCCCTGACGCTGAACAATTTTCATCTCGAAGGCAGCACGCATCACGACCGTGAGGAGCTCAGTTATCTGCTCAAGGCGCAGCTGGGTAATGCCGCGTTTTCCGAACAGCAGCTGGGCAGTGCCTCGCTGGATGCCGCCATACGGCGTATCAACGAACCCGCCGCACGCACGCTGCTGCAGACCATGGCACGTGATATCAGACAGCGCTGGCAGGGCGCCCGGCAGCCTTCCACGAACAGTGCAGCGGTGCAGGCGGGCGCAGCTGCCGAGCCGCAGCTCGTGGCTGACATTGAAGACGTCCATGATGTGCACGACATCGCCTCGCTGATGTCGCCATGGCAGGAAGCGTTTTTCGCCGTGCTGAGCAGTTCGCCACGACTGGTGGTCAATCAGCTGGCGCTGGAAAGCCCGATGCTGGATCAGCAAATGCATCTGGATGGCGAAGTGACACTGGATGGCACCCATATCGCAACGACCCGCATCGAACAGCTGAAAACTTCCTGGGGTCGGGCCGCCTTCAAGCGCCGTCTCGACGGTCGGTTCACGCTGCACAATGCGCCGCCACTTCTGGCCCTGGTAGCGGGGCAGGCGCCGGACCAGGACACTCTGGAGCTTGCCATTCGAAAAGGTGTTTTTCTGATCAATGGTGAGCCCTGGTTTTTATTGAACTAG
- a CDS encoding 3-hydroxyacyl-CoA dehydrogenase NAD-binding domain-containing protein, with protein MKAESSQKVMAVIGCGVIGSGWVARALAAGMQVQAWDPNPEAITGLQNNIDTAWPALVRRGLAEGASRDHLHFSTDLDEVLEGADLVQENAPERLEIKQSLLASIDARVPNHVLIGSSTSGIKPSELQAQCHRAPGRVIVAHPFNPVYLLPLVELVGGQHTDPALMVSARAQYEQLGMRPLIVRREIEGHIADRLMEALWREALHLVNDGVATTEEVDAAIVYGAGLRWSLMGTFLTFHLAGGEGGMRHMLEQFGPALKQPWTRLEAPELTPELIERVASGSEFQAGGRSIATLEARRDRFLGELLEVVERYWPEQEGLGGRI; from the coding sequence ATGAAGGCAGAGTCTTCACAAAAGGTCATGGCCGTCATCGGATGTGGCGTGATCGGTAGCGGCTGGGTGGCGCGGGCGCTGGCCGCCGGCATGCAGGTGCAGGCATGGGATCCGAACCCGGAGGCCATCACGGGGCTGCAGAACAATATCGATACCGCCTGGCCCGCCCTGGTTCGACGCGGACTGGCGGAGGGCGCCTCGCGTGATCATCTTCACTTCTCCACCGATCTTGACGAAGTGCTTGAGGGGGCGGATCTGGTGCAGGAAAACGCGCCCGAGCGGCTCGAGATCAAACAGTCGCTGCTGGCCAGCATCGATGCGCGCGTACCGAATCATGTGTTGATCGGGTCGTCGACATCGGGCATCAAGCCCAGTGAACTTCAGGCCCAGTGTCACAGGGCGCCGGGGCGGGTCATCGTGGCTCACCCCTTCAATCCGGTGTATCTGCTGCCATTGGTTGAACTGGTTGGCGGTCAGCATACCGACCCGGCGCTGATGGTATCCGCCAGGGCGCAGTATGAGCAGCTGGGCATGCGGCCATTGATCGTTCGACGCGAAATCGAGGGCCATATTGCCGACCGCCTGATGGAGGCGCTATGGCGCGAGGCCCTTCATCTGGTTAATGACGGCGTGGCCACCACCGAGGAGGTCGACGCGGCGATCGTCTATGGTGCCGGGCTGCGCTGGTCGCTGATGGGCACCTTCCTGACCTTTCACCTGGCCGGTGGCGAGGGTGGCATGCGGCACATGCTGGAACAGTTCGGGCCGGCCCTGAAGCAGCCCTGGACACGGCTGGAAGCCCCCGAGCTGACCCCCGAGCTGATCGAACGCGTGGCCTCGGGCAGTGAATTTCAGGCAGGGGGACGTTCGATCGCAACGCTTGAAGCGCGACGTGATCGCTTTCTTGGCGAATTGCTTGAGGTGGTAGAGCGCTACTGGCCGGAGCAGGAAGGACTGGGAGGGCGTATCTGA
- a CDS encoding GlsB/YeaQ/YmgE family stress response membrane protein, which yields MGIIAWIIFGLIAGAIAKFLMPGKDPGGIIVTIIIGILGAVVGGWIGTALGFGSVSGFNLGSFVVAVIGALVLLFLYRVVKK from the coding sequence ATGGGTATTATCGCGTGGATCATTTTTGGTCTGATTGCAGGCGCCATCGCCAAGTTCCTGATGCCCGGCAAGGATCCCGGCGGCATCATCGTGACCATCATCATCGGTATTCTGGGCGCCGTTGTTGGCGGCTGGATAGGTACGGCACTGGGTTTTGGCAGTGTCAGTGGTTTTAACCTCGGCAGTTTTGTTGTGGCTGTTATCGGTGCACTGGTTCTGCTGTTTCTTTATCGAGTGGTCAAAAAATAG
- the nusB gene encoding transcription antitermination factor NusB, which produces MTQQKRAPSKQQQARRAARELTVQALYQWEMTGTSIAQLETEFRSQTADDDLEPHEDWVQVMKIADLGLFHQLLHGVARHCGEMDNLIAPALDRKLEELDRIELSILRLGAYELAHRPEVPYISVINEGIELARSFGATEGHKYINSILDRLARKLREAEVQARRRRD; this is translated from the coding sequence GTGACCCAGCAGAAACGGGCCCCTTCAAAGCAGCAGCAGGCCCGGAGGGCAGCACGCGAGCTGACGGTACAGGCTCTGTATCAGTGGGAGATGACGGGAACGTCGATCGCTCAGCTCGAGACCGAGTTTCGCTCGCAGACCGCTGATGACGATCTGGAGCCGCATGAGGACTGGGTTCAGGTCATGAAGATTGCTGACCTGGGACTTTTTCACCAGCTGCTTCATGGCGTGGCCAGACATTGTGGCGAGATGGATAACCTGATCGCGCCGGCACTGGATCGCAAGCTGGAGGAGCTGGATCGTATCGAGCTTTCCATCCTGCGCCTTGGCGCCTATGAGCTGGCACATCGTCCTGAGGTGCCCTATATCTCGGTGATCAATGAGGGCATTGAGCTGGCACGCTCGTTTGGTGCCACCGAGGGGCATAAATATATCAACTCCATTCTTGATCGACTGGCCAGGAAGCTGCGTGAAGCCGAGGTTCAGGCACGCAGGCGCCGTGACTGA
- the nrdR gene encoding transcriptional regulator NrdR, producing MHCPFCGAQDTRVTDSRLVADGDQVRRRRQCLACGERFTTHEAAELVMPRVVKADGSRESFDPAKLRAGMLRALEKRPVSSEHIEAAIERIRQRLRARGEREINALAIGEEVMGQLRALDQIAYIRFASVYRRFQDIDEFRAEIERLSSDSASSSSVDITGRDQESHEH from the coding sequence ATGCATTGCCCCTTTTGCGGTGCGCAGGATACGCGGGTCACTGATTCCCGGCTGGTGGCTGATGGCGATCAGGTGCGCCGACGTCGCCAGTGCCTGGCCTGCGGTGAGCGTTTCACAACGCATGAAGCCGCTGAGCTGGTCATGCCCCGTGTCGTCAAGGCCGATGGCTCGCGCGAAAGCTTTGATCCTGCCAAGCTGCGTGCCGGCATGTTGCGGGCACTGGAAAAGCGTCCGGTATCCAGTGAGCATATCGAGGCGGCCATCGAGCGCATCCGACAGCGCCTTCGAGCGCGCGGTGAGCGTGAAATCAATGCGCTGGCGATCGGAGAAGAAGTCATGGGGCAGCTTCGAGCCCTGGACCAGATTGCCTATATCCGCTTTGCTTCGGTCTATCGGCGCTTTCAGGACATCGATGAGTTCCGCGCCGAAATCGAGCGCCTTTCCAGTGATTCCGCATCGTCATCGAGTGTCGATATCACCGGCAGGGATCAGGAGTCTCATGAGCATTGA
- a CDS encoding thioesterase family protein produces the protein MALSLLTQPVLPAWVDYNGHMNDAAYALLFSHGVEALMAHIGLDESGRHAHDRTIYTLETHLCYLQQVREGAQVRCEVLLLEADAKRLHVFFNLIGEHEQEILATSEQMLMGIDTRTDRPAAFPDEVLARIEQLPKPAHGDWPEQAGRRIGFRHRK, from the coding sequence ATGGCACTGTCCCTGCTGACGCAACCCGTACTGCCGGCATGGGTGGATTATAACGGCCACATGAACGATGCCGCCTACGCGCTGCTCTTTTCACACGGTGTCGAGGCGTTGATGGCGCATATCGGTCTGGATGAAAGCGGTCGTCATGCCCATGACCGTACGATATATACCCTTGAAACTCATCTTTGCTATCTGCAGCAGGTGCGAGAGGGCGCGCAGGTGCGCTGTGAGGTCCTGTTACTGGAGGCGGATGCCAAACGGCTGCATGTCTTTTTTAACCTGATCGGGGAGCACGAACAGGAGATCCTGGCCACCAGCGAGCAGATGCTGATGGGCATCGATACCCGGACGGATCGACCGGCGGCCTTTCCGGATGAGGTATTGGCCCGAATCGAGCAGTTGCCGAAACCGGCGCACGGCGACTGGCCAGAGCAGGCCGGACGGCGTATCGGGTTTCGTCACCGGAAATGA
- the ribH gene encoding 6,7-dimethyl-8-ribityllumazine synthase has protein sequence MQPIAQLEGRFNEIDGRYVIVVGRFNHHVVDSLVEGAVDALVRHGVDDANIDILHVPGAWELPLAVKRALTRIQPDAVIALGAVIRGGTPHFEHVAGQCNAALNRLQLDFDTPIANGVLTVNSIEQAIERAGTKAGNKGFEAAMAAMEMVSLLRQLGGNDDFEDDAADHGGVA, from the coding sequence ATGCAACCGATTGCACAACTGGAAGGGCGTTTCAACGAGATCGATGGCCGCTACGTCATCGTGGTCGGACGCTTTAACCACCACGTGGTTGACTCTCTGGTAGAGGGCGCCGTGGACGCGCTGGTGCGCCATGGTGTCGACGACGCCAATATCGATATTCTTCACGTTCCTGGGGCCTGGGAGCTGCCGCTGGCCGTCAAGCGCGCGCTGACCCGCATTCAGCCGGATGCCGTCATCGCACTCGGCGCGGTCATTCGTGGGGGGACGCCGCATTTCGAGCATGTCGCCGGTCAGTGCAATGCTGCACTCAACCGCCTGCAGCTCGATTTCGATACGCCCATTGCCAACGGCGTGCTGACGGTCAATTCCATCGAGCAGGCCATCGAACGTGCCGGCACCAAGGCAGGCAACAAGGGCTTTGAAGCGGCCATGGCGGCCATGGAAATGGTGTCCCTGCTGCGTCAGCTGGGCGGCAATGATGATTTTGAGGACGATGCTGCCGATCATGGGGGTGTGGCGTGA
- a CDS encoding phosphatidylglycerophosphatase A family protein, whose protein sequence is MNRAPASIWRRPVHFLAFGLGSGAAPFAPGTFGTLAAIPFYWLMSTLPLGIYLAILAVATIIGIYLCDRTSKDLGVHDHSGIVWDEFVGYWLTMAAVPFSWQSALWGFVIFRVFDVIKPWPVRTVDRRVAGGFGIMADDVLAGIYAWSVMHVWLWLH, encoded by the coding sequence ATGAACCGTGCACCTGCAAGCATCTGGCGGCGTCCCGTACACTTTCTGGCCTTCGGGCTAGGCAGTGGCGCCGCGCCCTTCGCCCCGGGGACCTTTGGAACACTTGCGGCCATTCCCTTCTACTGGTTGATGTCAACGCTGCCGCTGGGCATTTATCTGGCGATTCTGGCGGTGGCGACCATCATTGGTATCTATCTGTGTGATCGCACCTCAAAGGATCTGGGCGTACACGACCATTCGGGTATCGTCTGGGACGAATTTGTCGGCTATTGGCTGACCATGGCCGCCGTCCCGTTTTCCTGGCAGTCTGCCCTATGGGGGTTTGTCATCTTTCGGGTCTTTGATGTCATCAAGCCCTGGCCGGTAAGGACAGTCGATCGGCGTGTGGCCGGCGGCTTTGGCATCATGGCCGACGACGTTCTGGCCGGTATTTACGCCTGGAGTGTCATGCACGTTTGGCTCTGGCTGCATTGA
- the ribD gene encoding bifunctional diaminohydroxyphosphoribosylaminopyrimidine deaminase/5-amino-6-(5-phosphoribosylamino)uracil reductase RibD: MEGSSSVTRQPEDYMARALHLARRGLYTTDPNPRVGCVLVRGNQIVGEGWHELTGEPHAEIHALRAAGEAARGATAYVTLEPCSHYGRTGPCAKALAEAGVDVVVAAMLDPNPQVSGRGIAMLEAAGVGTQVGMLEADARELNVGFISRMSRSLPHVRLKMAMSLDGRTAMASGESKWITGERARRDVQHLRARSSAILSGVASVIRDDSRLTVRMDQLSRPESHAVQVSHERGVRQPLRVIVDSTLSLPPTARCLTEPGRTLVATVSPTGPGALDNRGHFRRREALVAAGAEVVTLSASAGGQVDLEALMHYLADVEQCNEVLLESGSRLSGAMLDAGLVNELVIYMAPILMGDEARGLLTLSGLEKLSQRRQLSIVDVRAFGPDWRIIARPVNDHETS, encoded by the coding sequence ATGGAGGGAAGCTCAAGCGTGACACGCCAACCCGAGGATTACATGGCTCGTGCGTTGCATCTGGCGCGTCGCGGCCTCTATACGACAGACCCCAACCCGCGGGTAGGCTGTGTGCTGGTGCGTGGCAATCAGATCGTGGGGGAGGGCTGGCACGAGCTGACCGGCGAACCCCATGCCGAAATTCATGCCCTGCGCGCGGCCGGTGAGGCGGCCCGTGGGGCAACTGCCTATGTCACTCTGGAACCCTGCTCTCATTACGGACGAACCGGTCCCTGCGCCAAGGCGCTGGCGGAGGCGGGGGTAGATGTGGTGGTGGCCGCCATGCTCGATCCCAATCCCCAGGTATCCGGTCGCGGTATCGCGATGCTGGAAGCCGCCGGGGTCGGCACACAGGTTGGGATGCTGGAAGCCGATGCTCGCGAACTCAACGTGGGATTTATCTCGCGCATGTCGCGCTCGCTGCCCCACGTTCGGCTCAAGATGGCGATGAGCCTGGATGGCCGTACGGCCATGGCCAGCGGTGAATCCAAATGGATTACCGGCGAGCGTGCGCGACGTGATGTGCAGCATCTGCGTGCGCGCTCCAGTGCGATTCTCAGTGGCGTTGCCTCGGTCATTCGCGATGACAGCCGGCTGACCGTGCGTATGGATCAGCTTAGCCGCCCGGAATCACATGCCGTTCAGGTCTCGCATGAGCGGGGCGTACGCCAGCCGCTGCGGGTGATCGTCGACTCGACCCTGTCATTGCCGCCTACGGCCCGCTGCCTGACGGAGCCGGGGCGTACGCTGGTGGCCACGGTGTCACCGACCGGCCCTGGGGCGCTCGACAACCGGGGCCACTTCCGTCGACGTGAAGCGCTGGTGGCAGCAGGCGCCGAAGTCGTTACGCTGTCGGCAAGTGCGGGCGGGCAGGTCGATCTGGAAGCCCTGATGCACTATCTGGCCGATGTCGAGCAGTGTAACGAAGTGCTGCTTGAAAGCGGCTCGCGTTTGAGCGGTGCCATGCTGGATGCAGGGCTGGTCAATGAGTTGGTTATCTATATGGCGCCGATACTGATGGGTGATGAAGCGCGTGGGCTTTTGACCCTGTCTGGGCTCGAGAAGCTGTCGCAGCGTCGACAGCTTTCCATTGTTGATGTTCGCGCCTTCGGCCCTGATTGGCGTATTATCGCGCGCCCCGTCAACGATCATGAAACCTCTTGA